The proteins below come from a single Alnus glutinosa chromosome 9, dhAlnGlut1.1, whole genome shotgun sequence genomic window:
- the LOC133878273 gene encoding protein argonaute 5-like translates to MSSRRGGGRQPDSRLDQPSPAAYQGGGGRGREGGGGSGRGASSTFPPAPAPEASFPANPPPSASPAGPPSATLASSDSSAASSSARPPVSSEASSSSRPLVPDSTCINMFDGRYNVMGRSFIHPELGQTGELGNGLEYWRGFYQSLRPTQMGLSLNIDVSARAFYEPILVTDFVAKHFNFNVSMPLSDQDRLKIQKALRRVKVEVTNREYSRSYKVTAVTTQPTSQLTFTLDDQGTRISVAQYYREKYNIALKNVNLPALQAGSDTKPIYLPMELCKISPGQRYYKRLNERQVTNLLRATSQRPQDRQNSINQECIQPDDT, encoded by the exons ATGTCGTCGCGTCGAGGCGGTGGTAGGCAACCTGACTCTCGCCTAGACCAGCCGTCCCCGGCTGCTTATCAAGGCGGAGGCGGTAGGGGTCGCGAAGGCGGAGGAGGAAGTGGTCGCGGTGCTTCTTCAACCTTCCCTCCGGCTCCTGCCCCGGAAGCTTCCTTTCCGGCGAATCCTCCTCCGTCCGCTTCTCCGGCTGGACCTCCTTCAGCAACTCTAGCGTCATCGGATTCTTCTGCGGCATCGAGCTCGGCTAGGCCGCCGGTTTCTTCTGAGGCGTCGAGTTCGTCTCGGCCACTGGTTCCAGATTCGACATGTATTAACATGTTTGACGGTAGGTACAACGTTATGGGGAGATCATTTATCCATCCTGAGTTGGGCCAAACGGGTGAGCTGGGCAATGGTTTAGAGTATTGGAGAGGGTTTTATCAGAGTCTTCGTCCAACCCAAATGGGACTTTCCCTTAATATTG ATGTGTCAGCTCGGGCGTTCTATGAACCGATTCTTGTGACAGATTTTGTtgcaaaacattttaatttcaaTGTTTCAATGCCTCTGTCTGATCAAGATCGTCTGAAG ATTCAAAAAGCACTGAGAAGAGTCAAAGTAGAGGTTACTAATAGGGAGTATTCCAGAAGTTACAAAGTCACTGCGGTAACAACACAACCAACGAGCCAGTTAAC GTTTACTCTTGATGACCAGGGAACGAGAATATCAGTTGCTCAATATTATCGTGAGAAATATAATATTGCGCTTAAGAATGTGAATCTGCCAGCCCTTCAAGCTGGGAGTGATACAAAACCTATTTATTTGCCTATGGAG CTTTGTAAGATTTCTCCTGGACAGAGATACTATAAGAGATTAAATGAAAGACAAGTGACTAATCTTTTAAGAGCAACTAGCCAACGGCCTCAAGATAGGCAAAATAGCATCAACCAG GAATGTATACAACCTGATGACACTTAA